Proteins from a single region of Punica granatum isolate Tunisia-2019 chromosome 8, ASM765513v2, whole genome shotgun sequence:
- the LOC116188354 gene encoding uncharacterized protein LOC116188354 isoform X5, which yields MVLGLRALVFSSDSEQDDWSDVPDDILMPVAECNFSSLQHHLYDHFEVKIDDAEVKIIRNSYSKPVTVLEKFSASVGVASCFIQDESIPKQLEVRIKAPIVYVHFSLSIFIAAMELILYLDDMHQKTQPVSLRSPDSGHTISDHVKSSIFGFSLAANLGAVTIHFDLEKDEGNSTSCMVSLNATDIRFESTELLNCWIFSKAVEITSCSLNDDRDRCTLCLFGSVSENVPQHDMNSRVYNKISKKNDQRISANGCFLLHYEACRKEDFSLEKCTISLSDGELHCYPHIIGLMIGFSDRIAEYARLHVQKSSGHSLDEKAQRQVPDLENKKFGFSNFLEPECSKSASIPASQFPFITIDNSGQLRSLEDSLLYGLSDWRKKFSPCGRSGGVKFTKDNVSNGYLSSSLEPASSGSGQFIAEFNMCGIRVHFHDSSCIIGTITVHTISSKVFVYEEFVDIFCSTEGLMLKSSCWRQGLLEFLWGPALRDFSPILNVRVRIPTTHKNPQLEVSIGVQHVCCILPTEYLALLIGYFSLPDWTINPKQQLDERSSSHTDDESPMTFKIEILDSDLIIPTEEKAFQFLGLEIPQLYCDIILDNSSVAVEDIPSHLVDGCKIAERSQAFNVFGRQLYLSLLLLKDEDCLPKFDRDAVSRKLTLIAPLSADVWIRVPRENESSSDCSVTPVCIMARIDNCELIADESYLFDGLDGVVNVINQFSAIEDRSKAFTGNALQFLKSNSCREKDLTASADVSSSGLMEISLFVNSSRIKLHHTAQDSAACEPVAMAEMQLTCSISLRHEMPQHLEISFSSFVIYSLSSSAILARCSPAGYDSSVLGITLSVLEQVRNDISFSLPSLELWFEYLDWVKFLDALRSLVEEQGRTANTGALLNSSTSSVLHTESAASESNGLVTSSDSNFVGMVKRETSFVTVRTENMGLTCHFPFALNRDSIQGSGNGTFPLAENQHLSHCKFASVTINTRSAWLSLNSRGSKFKSCIENVSASVGISPEKCLRSSPFFQIIQVTFEAEICNRTDELVDISAEVGCDRIEFGLSHQVFYFWHDIELNILEAGPSQISIGCIDCNLNIRKVSLLVTDGRWTCNGPLLEVLVRNFVLQAKASETVVESSIWSDIQVNYNNIHKVMWEPFIEPWNFQMRLTRKREISVLLKSSIVTDIHLKSMAQLNLNITESFFECVCRTIEMINDALGLARPDVISKSSSFLNPQLTETISAGRYAPYILQNLTSLRLAYHTFLGPSNLNDLDTGEMKDWHYVQPGSSVPIYIDETPEEQLLRFRPAASSDRLNENQLSGAAHHFIMIQLEGTSTPSVPMSMDLVGLSYFQVDFSKTSSLELGTVGSRPAAGPEDDHNDRASDGFVIPVVFDVSVQRFSKLIQLYSTVIVENETSVPLELRFDIPLGVSPKIVDPILPGEKYPLPLHLAQPGRVRWRPQGNSYVWSETQILRNILSQDSRIGFLRSFVCYPSHPSSNPFRCCLSVRKICLHSVEKPKKGTSLHARSTPKRSGERDGLLLGSDKSKNQFVYQLTLITPLVVHNYLPEVVSLTIESGGVKHASLLSEVATSFYHIDPSHELGLNFHLQGYKTSVSRFPDAEAFVTLAKFTGTKFILSETLSFEADVGKGPINATLEKKLDAFSGARELFVYVPFLLYNCLGFPLCLADSASEVASGTVCTIPSCYDLVEEEPIQMKMDGLGLLSSSEDYKNGSPNSAVISTRRFVNMPTGGMASVVNLRKKNYVENPGEWIGNSTNRTCPTNISDLRNSCVVDNEGAKVRAFAYVPKLSSYSSDNMVRVRRSFLESVGGKQLGFSWSDPFPLDPASGSTTVLVPQRIQNAAYVVSVNSTALSEPFAGRTRAISFQPRYVISNACSKELCYKQKGTDSVFHLGVGQHSHLHWTDTTRDLLVSIHYNEPGCEWSGSFLPDILADTQVKMRNYISGELNMIRVEVQNADVSIREEKIVASIHGNSGTNLILLSDDDSGYMPYRIENFSKERLRIYQLRCENFETIVHSYQCHPYAWDEPCYPHRLVLEVPGERVLGSYALDDVKQTMKVHLPATTEKPERTLLISAHAEGATKVLSIIDSSYHVFRDLKSLSNNVTGEKKKPEEKRDTSDYNEKVSITIPYIGVSLINSNSQELLFVCIKGMTVDLLQSMDQQKLSFQVSSLQIDNQLHTTQYPVILSFDHDSRSKSYGLKDGGQNKCEDLQIHSHSSCESVICLAVSKWRKKDVPVISFEYIIFRVAEFHLELEQEVVLSVADLLRTIYLRLQSGVLPISDTEPPVLYDISLLEDPHPLVPNLNTSIPSIKSGNRSLLPSVIPIGAPWQQIYHLARRQKKIYVELFDLASVRFTLSFSSAPWMLRFGIPTSGDSLMQRGLMALADIEGARIYLKELTISHHMASWESIQEILFRHYARQLLHEMYKVLGSAGVIGNPIGFARSLSLGIKDFLSVPTRNVLQSPAGLVRGMAQGTTSLLSSTIYALSDAAFQFSKAAQKGIVALTFDDQAVARMEREQRGVASHSQGVINEVLEGLTGLLQSPIRGAEKHGLPGVLSGMALGLTGVVARPAASILEVTGKTAQSIRNRSKHYQTRGAKRLRVRLPRHLRPDLPLKPYSWEEAIGISVLREVAANSNSHNNNDSTTTTTTCLGDQDEVLVTCKSLRQPGKFVVLTERRILIVGCPSLVNFGNPEFPGIEADPGWTIESEIGLDSVIHCDADENVVHIVGSSSSERLLRQSLSHHHTTKGKAKWNNFSPATLPLFQMDLELGSREEAQQLLSTVEQGKEQRWGSARVLHQWNMR from the exons ATG GTTCTGGGGCTTCGAGCACTGGTTTTTAGCTCAGACTCTGAGCAAGATGACTGGTCTGATGTGCCAGACGACATCCTAATGCCTGTTGCAGAGTGTAATTTTTCCAGTTTACAACATCATCTCTACGATCATTTTGAGGTCAAAATTGATGATGCTGAG gtaaaaattattagaaattcTTATTCTAAACCGGTCACAGTATTGGAGAAGTTCTCTGCATCAGTTGGCGTGGCCTCATGCTTCATCCAAGATGAATCAATACCAAAACAGTTGGAG GTTCGTATTAAAGCACCAATTGTATATGTGCACTTTTCACTGTCCATATTCATTGCTGCTATGGAATTGATTTTGTATCTTGATGACATGCATCAAAAGACTCAACCTGTGTCACTCAGAAGCCCTGATTCAGGTCATACCATATCAGATCATGTAAAAAGTTCAATATTTGGTTTTTCTCTTGCTGCAAATTTGGGAGCAGTGACCATTCATTTTGACCTTGAGAAAGATGAAGGCAATAGCACCTCATGCATGGTCTCCCTGAATGCAACAGATATCAG GTTTGAGTCTACAGAGCTTTTAAACTGCTGGATCTTCTCAAAGGCAGTGGAGATCACTAGTTGCTCTCTGAATGATGACCGAGACAGGTGTACTCTATGCTTGTTTGGCTCTGTTTCTGAAAATGTACCTCAACATGACATGAACAGCAGGGTCTACAACAAAATCAGTAAGAAGAATGACCAAAGAATATCAGCTAATGGATGTTTTCTTTTGCATTATGAAGCTTGTAGAAAAGAAGACTTTAGTCTGGAGAAATGCACGATAAGTTTGAGTGATGGTGAGCTTCACTGCTATCCTCATATAATTGGGTTGATGATAGGGTTTTCTGATAGAATAGCTGAGTATGCAAGACTTCATGTTCAGAAATCATCTGGTCACTCTTTAGATGAAAAAGCTCAGAGACAGGTGCCTGATTTGGAGAACAAAAAATTTGGCTTCTCAAACTTCTTGGAACCAGAATGTTCTAAGAGTGCGAGCATTCCGGCAAGTCAGTTTCCCTTCATCACTATTGACAATTCTGGTCAACTTAGAAGCCTTGAGGATTCTCTTCTTTATGGTCTCTCCGACTGGAGGAAGAAATTTTCTCCGTGTGGAAGATCTGGAGGTGTGAAGTTTACCAAAGATAATGTATCGAATGGATATCTATCCTCATCATTGGAGCCTGCTTCTTCAGGCAGTGGACAATTTATTGCTGAGTTTAATATGTGCGGAATCAGAGTACATTTCCATGATTCCTCATGCATCATTGGAACTATCACCGTACATACCATTAGTTCTAAAGTTTTTGTCTATGAAGAGTTTGTGGATATATTTTGTTCAACTGAAGGGTTGATGCTCAAATCATCTTGTTGGCGGCAGGGTCTCCTTGAGTTTTTGTGGGGCCCTGCATTACGGGATTTTTCTCCTATCTTAAATGTCCGTGTGCGGATCCCGACCACTCATAAAAATCCTCAACTAGAAGTAAGCATAGGAGTTCAACATGTGTGTTGCATTTTGCCCACTGAATATTTGGCTCTATTAATAGGTTACTTTTCACTGCCCGATTGGACCATTAATCCAAAGCAACAGCTTGATGAACGTAGCAGTTCACATACAGATGATGAGAGTCCAATGACCTTTAAAATAGAGATACTGGATTCTGATCTGATTATCCCCACTGAGGAAAAAGCCTTTCAATTTTTAGGGCTTGAGATTCCGCAGCTATATTGTGATATTATCCTTGACAATTCAAGTGTTGCAGTGGAGGACATCCCTTCCCATTTGGTCGATGGGTGTAAAATTGCAGAGAGAAGCCAGGCTTTTAATGTCTTTGGAAGACAATTGTATCTTTCCCTTCTCTTGCTCAAAGATGAAGATTGTCTTCCAAAATTTGATCGAGATGCTGTGAGTAGGAAATTGACCTTGATTGCACCACTCAGTGCTGATGTGTGGATTAGAGTTCCAAGGGAGAATGAGTCATCTTCTGACTGCTCTGTGACTCCTGTTTGCATCATGGCAAGGATTGATAATTGTGAACTCATTGCTGATG AGAGTTATCTCTTTGATGGACTTGATGGAGTGGTGAATGTCATCAATCAGTTTTCTGCAATTGAAGATAGATCTAAAGCTTTCACAGGGAATGCATTGCAGTTTCTTAAATCAAACAGCTGCCGAGAGAAGGATTTAACAGCTTCAGCTGATGTTTCAAGCTCTGGGTTGATGGAAATTTCATTATTCGTTAATTCGTCGAGGATAAAGTTGCATCACACTGCACAAGATTCAGCTGCTTGTGAACCAGTGGCTATGGCTGAGATGCAGTTGACATgttccatatcattgagacATGAGATGCCACAGCATTTGGAGATCAGTTTTTCTTCGTTTGTCATATATTCTTTGTCCAGTTCTGCCATCTTAGCAAGATGCTCTCCTGCTGGTTATGATTCATCAGTCCTGGGCATTACTTTATCGGTGTTAGAACAAGTTAGAAATgatatttccttttctcttccaTCTCTTGAACTTTGGTTTGAATATTTGGACTGGGTGAAGTTCCTTGATGCTCTGAGATCTCTTGTTGAAGAACAAGGCAGAACGGCTAATACAGGAGCATTATTGAACAGCAGTACCAGTTCGGTTCTACATACAGAATCAGCTGCTTCAGAAAGTAATGGCCTTGTGACTTCTTCAGATAGTAATTTTGTGGGCATGGTGAAGCGGGAGACCAGCTTTGTGACTGTGAGGACCGAGAATATGGGTTTGACCTGTCATTTCCCTTTTGCACTTAACAGAGACTCAATACAGGGTTCTGGGAATGGCACATTTCCACTGGCAGAAAATCAGCATCTTTCACACTGTAAATTTGCTTCAGTCACTATTAATACAAGGAGTGCTTGGCTGTCTCTGAATAGCAGAggttcaaaattcaaatcttGCATTGAGAATGTGAGTGCTAGTGTCGGGATATCTCCAGAGAAGTGTCTCAGATCTTCACCTTTCTTTCAGATAATTCAGGTTACTTTCGAGGCTGAAATTTGTAATAGAACAGATGAGCTTGTTGATATCTCAGCAGAGGTAGGATGCGATCGAATAGAATTCGGCCTCTCGCATCAAGTATTCTATTTCTGGCATGACATTGAGCTCAACATTCTGGAGGCAGGGCCTTCTCAGATTTCAATTGGTTGCATTGATTGCAACTTAAATATTAGAAAGGTGTCTCTGCTGGTAACTGATGGAAGG TGGACCTGCAATGGACCCCTTCTTGAAGTTCTTGTAAGGAACTTCGTCTTGCAGGCCAAAGCGAGTGAAACAGTTGTGGAGAGCTCAATTTGGAGTGACATTCAAGTGAATTACAATAACATTCATAAG GTCATGTGGGAACCATTTATAGAGCCATGGAACTTCCAGATGAGGCTAACCAGGAAGAGGGAGATAAGTGTCCTTCTGAAGAGTTCCATCGTCACGGACATCCATCTTAAATCGATGGCACAGCTCAATCTGAACATCACAGAGTCATTTTTTGAG TGTGTTTGCAGGACAATTGAGATGATCAATGATGCATTGGGACTAGCAAGACCCGATGTTATTTCTAAAAGCTCAAGTTTCTTGAATCCACAATTGACTGAAACTATTTCGGCTGGAAGATATGCGCCCTATATTCTGCAGAACTTGACTTCTTTGCGTCTGGCATATCACACTTTTCTTGGACCAAGCAATTTGAATGATCTTGATACCGGAGAAATGAAAGACTGGCATTATGTGCAACCAGGTTCCTCAGTTCCAATTTACATCGATGAAACTCCAGAGGAGCAACTTCTTCGTTTTAGACCTGCTGCCTCTTCTGACAGGCTAAATGAAAATCAACTCAGTGGGGCTGCTCACCATTTTATTATGATCCAACTTGAAGGGACATCTACTCCTTCTGTACCAATGTCAATGGATCTTGTTGGACTTAGCTACTTTCAGGTCGATTTTTCGAAAACATCTAGTTTAGAACTCGGGACAGTTGGAAGTAGGCCTGCTGCTGGTCCTGAAGATGACCATAATGATAGAGCTAGTGATGGTTTTGTTATCCCTGTAGTGTTTGATGTTTCGGTGCAGCGCTTCAGTAAATTGATACAGCTGTACTCAACG GTCATTGTTGAGAATGAAACTTCTGTTCCATTGGAGTTGCGATTTGATATTCCACTGGGTGTATCTCCAAag ATTGTGGATCCAATCCTTCCTGGTGAGAAGTATCCGCTTCCCTTACACTTAGCTCAACCTGGCCGAGTCAGGTGGCGTCCCCAAGGGAACTCTTATGTTTGGAGTGAAACTCAAATCCTCCGGAATATTCTGTCACAGGATAGCAGGATTGGATTCCTTCGATCTTTTGTTTGCTATCCTTCTCATCCAAGTAGCAACCCATTCCGTTGTTGCTTATCGGTTAGAAAGATTTGTTTGCATTCAGTGGAGAAGCCAAAAAAAGGTACTTCCCTTCATGCTAGGAGTACCCCGAAGCGATCTGGTGAACGAGATGGGTTATTACTTGGTTCAGACAAATCAAAAaatcagtttgtttatcagTTGACCTTGATTACTCCTTTGGTAGTTCACAACTATCTCCCAGAAGTGGTTTCATTGACCATTGAAAGCGGGGGGGTTAAACATGCTTCGTTGCTGTCAGAG GTAGCTACTTCCTTTTATCACATTGATCCATCGCATGAACTGGGCCTTAATTTCCATCTGCAAGGATACAAAACGTCTGTCTCTAGGTTCCCTGATGCGGAAGCATTCGTTACATTAGCTAAGTTTACTGGCACCAAGTTTATTCTTTCAGAGACTCTGAGTTTTGAGGCTGATGTTGGTAAAG GTCCAATAAATGCTACTCTAGAGAAGAAGTTGGATGCTTTTTCCGGGGCTCGGGAGCTCTTCGTATATGTTCCATTTCTGTTATATAATTGCTTGGGTTTTCCACTCTGCCTTGCTGACTCTGCCAGTGAAGTGGCAAGTGGAACAGTGTGCACTATTCCGTCATGTTACGATTTGGTTGAGGAAGAACCTATTCAAATGAAAATGGATGGCCTTGGTCTTTTGTCTTCCAGTGAAGATTATAAGAATGGGTCTCCTAATAGTGCGGTGATCTCAACTAGGAGATTCGTGAATATGCCTACAGGTGGGATGGCCTCTGTAGTGAATCTACGCAAGAAGaattacgtggaaaacccagGAGAGTGGATTGGTAATTCAACCAATAGAACTTGTCCGACTAATATATCAGATTTAAGGAACTCATGTGTTGTAGATAATGAGGGTGCAAAGGTTAGGGCGTTCGCTTATGTGCCTAAACTAAGTTCTTATTCAAGCGATAACATGGTAAGAGTTAGGAGAAGCTTTTTAGAATCTGTTGGAGGAAAGCAGTTGGGCTTTTCGTGGTCGGATCCATTTCCATTAGATCCTGCAAGTGGTTCGACTACTGTTCTTGTCCCTCAGCGGATCCAAAATGCTGCTTATGTGGTATCTGTGAATTCTACTGCACTTTCAGAACCATTCGCTGGCCGTACCAGGGCAATATCTTTCCAGCCCAG ATATGTCATTAGCAATGCTTGCAGCAAGGAATTATGTTACAAGCAGAAGGGAACTgattctgttttccatttgggTGTCGGGCAGCACTCCCATCTTCATTGGACAGACACAACTAG GGATTTACTGGTTTCCATCCATTACAATGAACCAGGATGCGAGTGGTCGGGTAGTTTCTTGCCGGATATTCTAGCTGATACTCAGGTGAAGATGCGGAACTATATTTCTGGAGAACTAAACATGATTCGTGTAGAAGTGCAGAATGCCGACGTTTCCATCAGGGAAGAAAAGATTGTTGCGAGCATTCATGGAAATTCTGGAACAAACTTGATTTTGCTTTCTGATGACGATTCAGGCTACATGCCTTACAGAATCGAAAATTTCTCAAAGGAG AGGTTACGCATTTATCAACTAAGgtgtgaaaattttgaaactatCGTGCATTCGTATCAGTGTCATCCTTATGCATGGGATGAACCTTGTTACCCACACCGCCTTGTTCTTGAG GTGCCTGGAGAGCGAGTTTTAGGATCATATGCTCTTGATGATGTAAAGCAGACCATGAAAGTGCATTTGCCTGCTACCACTGAG AAGCCAGAAAGAACTTTGCTTATATCTGCACATGCTGAAGGAGCGACGAAG GTGCTTAGCATTATAGATTCAAGTTATCATGTTTTCAGAGACTTGAAGAGCTTGAGTAACAATGTAACTGGTGAGAAGAAGAAACCTGAGGAGAAACGGGACACTTCTGATTACAACGAGAAAGTTTCAATCACTATCCCTTATATTGGTGTATCTCTTATCAACTCTAATTCACAG GAATTGCTTTTTGTCTGCATAAAGGGCATGACCGTTGATCTGCTTCAGAGCATGGATCAACAGAAGCTTTCATTTCAGGTCTCCTCATTGCAAATTGACAACCAACTACATACCACGCAATACCCAGTCATCTTGTCATTTGATCATGATTCCAGAAGTAAGTCCTATGGTCTCAAAGATGGTGGTCAGAACAAGTGTGAGGACTTGCAAATTCATTCTCACAGCTCTTGTGAATCTGTCATCTGCCTAGCTGTGTCAAAGTGGAGGAAGAAAGACGTGCCAGTGATCTCATTTGAATACATAATCTTCAG GGTGGCAGAATTTCACCTTGAGCTTGAACAAGAAGTGGTGTTGAGTGTGGCTGACTTGTTGAGAACCATCTACTTGAGACTGCAAAGTGGAGTGCTCCCAATTTCAGATACAGAGCCACCAGTTTTATATGATATCAGCCTTTTGGAAGATCCACACCCACTCGTTCCCAATTTAAACACTTCAATACCGAGTATAAAGTCAGGAAATCGTTCATTGCTGCCCTCTGTAATACCCATTGGAGCACCCTGGCAACAAATATACCATTTGGCGAGGAGGCAAAAGAAGATTTATGTTGAATTGTTTGATTTGGCTTCTGTAAGGTTCACCTTAAG CTTTTCTAGTGCTCCATGGATGCTTAGATTTGGGATCCCTACATCAGGAGACTCTCTTATGCAA AGAGGTTTAATGGCTCTGGCTGATATAGAAGGAGCACGAATTTATCTTAAGGAGCTGACAATATCTCATCACATGGCCAGTTGGGAATCCATTCAGGAGATCCTCTTTAGGCATTACGCTCGGCAACTTCTTCATGAGATGTACAAG GTCTTGGGTTCAGCTGGTGTTATTGGTAATCCAATTGGATTTGCAAGGAGCTTGAGCCTTGGGATCAAGGATTTCTTATCAGTTCCTACCAGAAACGTTTTGCAG AGCCCTGCAGGACTAGTACGTGGCATGGCACAAGGAACTACAAGCCTCTTGAGTAGCACTATTTATGCCTTGAGTGATGCTGCCTTTCAGTTTAGTAAAGCTGCTCAGAAG GGTATTGTTGCGCTTACATTTGATGATCAAGCAGTTGCTAGAATGGAGAGGGAACAAAGAGGTGTGGCTTCTCATAGTCAAGGGGTCATTAATGAAGTCCTAGAG GGTCTCACTGGACTTCTCCAATCGCCAATCAGAGGAGCTGAAAAGCATGGTCTCCCCGGTGTCCTCTCAG GAATGGCACTGGGGCTGACTGGTGTGGTGGCACGACCAGCTGCTAGCATCCTCGAAGTGACTGGGAAAACGGCCCAAAGCATCCGAAATCGAAGCAAACACTACCAAACCAGAGGAGCAAAGCGCCTCAGGGTGCGCTTACCAAGGCATCTGAGGCCTGACCTCCCCCTGAAGCCCTACTCCTGGGAGGAAGCAATCGGGATCTCCGTACTCCGGGAAGTAGCTGCTAACAGTAATAGCCACAACAACAATGACAGCacgaccaccaccaccacctgcCTTGGGGACCAAGATGAGGTGCTGGTCACTTGCAAGTCCCTCAGGCAGCCGGGCAAATTTGTCGTGCTAACTGAGAGGCGGATTCTGATCGTGGGCTGCCCGAGCCTAGTGAACTTTGGGAACCCTGAGTTCCCAGGAATTGAGGCAGATCCTGGTTGGACAATCGAGTCAGAAATCGGGCTTGACAGTGTGATCCACTGTGATGCCGATGAGAATGTTGTGCACATTGTGGGTAGCAGTTCCTCAGAGAGGTTGCTGAGGCAAAGTCTCAGCCACCACCATACCACAAAGGGAAAAGCGAAGTGGAATAATTTCAGCCCTGCAACTCTCCCCCTTTTTCAGATGGATCTCGAGCTTGGGTCGAGGGAAGAGGCGCAGCAGTTGCTGTCGACAGTAGAACAGGGGAAAGAACAGAGATGGGGAAGTGCCCGGGTGCTTCATCAATGGAACATGAGGTGA